In Schizosaccharomyces osmophilus chromosome 1, complete sequence, the genomic window GTCTCCAAATCATACGGTACTACGGGATCattagaaagaaacaatgcCAGTAGGGACCATATTTTTGCGAGACGATCTGCTTTGTCCCAATAGGATGATCCAAACATGCTAATCCAACTTTCCGTGTCCTTACAGGTGCCTAGAAACGGTAAAGGTTGCGAACTGTCTGCACCTCTTTCAAATCCCAATTCCACCACAGGAACACCAGCGTATGTTAGGAACGGGGTAGCATCTGATACGTAATCAAAAGTGTTCATATTAATATCGGGTGAACCCAGGCTGTTATCCTCGTTCATCAAACGAATCGCTTTCAGAACCACATTCTTCAACCCTGACACGGTATTTACAGCGAATACATCTCCAAAAACTTCCACATCAATGTTCAAGTATGCCACGGCCTTTACCTGAAGCCATTCTTTCCAATGTTCGACCCACTCTGTGCTACCTATGGCATTATACTGCTTGGCGTCCCAACTGGCGAAAACGATAGTCCGGCGGGGTCGCCACGCAAGGTTTTTAGCCATATCTGAAAACGTAAAGATAATATCCATCAACAAAGCAGTACTCACTGCTGATTCGGATGCACCACCGCACCATGAATCTCGAGGTGCTCCTATGATAAGAACTTGATCGGGCTCTCTACCAGTGATTTGTCCTAGGATATTTACCACTGgttgcttcttcttcgaaTCAAACTCTGATTCAACTTGAAGCATTAGCGAAGATTCCGAGGAAGAACCTGTCCAAAGCTCAAGAGAAGACGGAAGTCTCGATTTCCAGCTATCCGCAAAAATCTGTTCGCCACGGCCTTTTAATCTTCCCAATAGGTCAATAGCGTCACGATACGTTATTGGTATAGCAACAACTTTAGAAAGAACTTGCGCATTTTCAGGCCGTATCCTGCTAGAATCCCAATGGGACGGTGTTCCTGGAGTAAGAGGATCGCCTAAATAGTAGTATGACTTGGCAACGCTCCCGCGATATAATAGGTCGTCAGAAGGGTAAGGACCTTCGGGATATATTTCAGCCTTATGATTTTGTTCTACATCAGTATATGAGTCGTCAAACACAAGTACTGCTGAAGCACCATATCTTTCGGCATTTTCAATAGCTATAGAAACATTTTTACGATTGCTGCGTAAGAGAATAACGGAGGAATTCAATTGAATGTTCTTCTCCTCCAATGCTTGAAAGTCATCTGCCGCACCCTGGTTAGCATATACGAGAGGTGCTTCCAATTTTCCGGATGCGCTATAAGCATAAGAAGAAAGCGAGTCGACCCAAGTGTCTTTATAATTAGGGATTTCATAATTTTCAGAAAGTGTAGGCTGAAATGAATCGTCATCAGTTATTCTTAGAGATAGTGATTTGGGGTAGTTTAGGTAGGCATAAAACTTTTTAGTATCAACCGCATCCAGTGATTCATAGCTTAAAACATCGAGCAAGTATTCTACAAGTGCAGAATCCCCCATTGTCCCCGATACATGAGGAAGAGAAGCGAACGTGGTTGTCTGAGACTGAATATTCGAAGCACGGctgttttttatataatcAACTAAGAAAGCTTCATCAAGATGAGGAACTGACTTCCACGGAGGGCTACTGTCAAAATATCCGTAGTAACTTGCCATAATTATAATGGTTGCGATTACGAGCAGATAAATGGAGTAAAATGGAATTCGATAAAATCTGGACGCAAACTTGTGGTGAAACGAATGACAGGCAGATTCCCAACCCTCATGAATGGCTTCGAATTTGGACCGTAAACGAGGGAACCGTGGAGCCCCAGGAGGCTCTAAAACTTCCATGGGCTCTAACGGCCGTTGTTCCTCTGTTCGTGGTTCATTTTGAATCTGTATAAATTCGGAGTTTACAGCGACCTCTTCGTAACTCGGTGGTTCCCTAGGTGGAGGAACATATAGGTGCTTTTCATCAGACATTCTGAAAATCTATGAGAATATTAAGGAGAGTGCATATAATGtgaaagcaagaaaataaatagtcGTAAAGGGagaaataagaaatagAAACACAAGGCAATCAGAAATTGAGGACAAATTTTTCTATCAGTAAATTCACAAAGGATAGAAATTTCAATCTGAACTCTCCTTCATAAAGATAAAAGTAAACACCAGAAACAGTGATTATACAGTAGAGCCAAAACTAAAACAAAGTGAAAGAATTGAGGTATCCCACTATAAGAATAACCTCACGAAAAAATGATAAGAAAcccaaatttttcaattaccGATATGACACGAATAAAGGAATGAAACTAAAAAAGCGCTTCATAGAAGAACAGTATActatgaaaaaaaacaagcgCTTTTAACTTTTCCTTGGTCTCAGCAATGAGTAAGGAAAATCTCACTGGAATGGGGGAAACAGAAGCGAAAAAGTCAACTGTGGTCTTAGCGTTCTTAAGACAGtagaaaagagaatgagtttgaaaatttcaTAGAGAGAGTTGTAATTAGCCTTTCAAAGTACTCCAGTAAGGTATATGAATTCCACTCCTACAACTGGAAACTAGTTGGATGAAGGGAAGTGGTGGTCCTACTGACTTACTGATCATAAGAAGCGTCAGGTAAAAATCTTAGCTTATTAACATTAAGAATGCGCGTATActtattttgaaatatgGATATACGAATAGGTTTTGCTATTATTAGCTATTGGAGATTTTAGGATTCATGAAGAGTTGTCCATCTGGTTACGTTTGAGCCTGGACAATTAAATTCcctaaaagaaaagcctCTTATGAGCTCTTAATCTGAACTCGACGGTCTGCAAGAAGGGTTCAGCGCTGCAATGAGAGGGAAAGCTTAGTTTGCTCAAGTTCGGGCCGGTGGGTGTGAACCGGAATTTTCTCGCACATTATCGAAGAAATTATTACATTGGTTTTAATTACTAGGACTACATATTTTGATCGGATACTGTCGCTGTCGTTAGAACGGGTTCGCGTTTAGTCGCAGCTCGATAAGCACATAATATCTTCCGTGGCTTCTGGGAGCCTTGCTTTATTATATCTAAGCTAGCTTTctgtaatttctttttgatcattgctcttctttttttgctagTAAGCTCTGTAAGGGAAGAATAGCTCACATCACAAAGAAGAGGAATTGAACTTTCGGTCTTGCAGCATGCTATAAATTGAAGGTCTAGGAAATCTGTGAAAGACAGCGTCAAGAATTCACGTCGTCAATGTGGACGAGACtatttgttttgattttcctAGTGCAACAAGTAACTGAATGCAGACCAATTAGGAAATCTCTCTGGGACGGAATTAAGCAGCTCATAGCAAAGCAGAGAAGCCGATATCTTTATCTCAGTCAAAAAAATGGCATTTATGCTCAATCGATGATGCAACTTGACTGTCTCTCATTCGTATATACATGAAGCATTCAGCTTTCAATTTCAGATTTTTTGTACCTTCAACCTTTCGAGCAGAATAGAGTAATATACATTAATAACTGGAGATGCTATGAAAGGATGTTGACcttatacaaaaaaattgcgTTGACTTTTACATCTCATTTGAGTATTGcctttctttgaaaaaaatttacacCTGAAATAGGACTCATTATTAAAAGGATAACCATTTGGACAGTGTTTACAAATGTTAGCTCGATTATTGATTAAAAGAAACGTAATAAATATTGGTGGGATCTTGTATTCCCATACTGTCTTGTAATTTGGAAAGGAGGCCTTCATTACTAATGATTCTGTCTTCAATTTCGATTGTCAGAAATAGAATAGTATGGTTTCCTATACATGTtcataaaagcaaacatacaaataaatagtaCAGGTAGCGTCGTCAGGAACCGTTTATTGTATAATTTCTATAAATTCGTTTCGACGTCTGCCAACGAAAACcagagaaaaggaaaagctttttttgttaaattgATTTCGAAAGGAAAGATACTCTATTTGGTTGTGCAAAGTTCAAAGCTTTTGCTAAGCGGCATCTTGAAAAGGCTGCGTAGTTATTCCTTTGTTGAGGAATTATCTCGAGACCCTATTCTTCAGGAAGTCTTTATTGAAGCGAATTATCATTAAACAAAGTGTCATAAACGTACCTGGCCTTCATTAAGCTCACCATGTGTAATTTAGGATACCAACTCCTGTAAATATATTAGCTTACTTTTCTCTTAAGATCATTACTGCTTTGGTGGTTTAGTGGTATAATGCTTCGTTGCCATCGAAGCGACCCGGGTTCGATTCCCGGCCGAAGCAAACTTTATTACCTTTTTGCCTctataaaagagaaaagcaaatcaaTGAGcattgcttcttcttcatctt contains:
- the tre1 gene encoding Transferrin receptor-like protease Tre1; the encoded protein is MSDEKHLYVPPPREPPSYEEVAVNSEFIQIQNEPRTEEQRPLEPMEVLEPPGAPRFPRLRSKFEAIHEGWESACHSFHHKFASRFYRIPFYSIYLLVIATIIIMASYYGYFDSSPPWKSVPHLDEAFLVDYIKNSRASNIQSQTTTFASLPHVSGTMGDSALVEYLLDVLSYESLDAVDTKKFYAYLNYPKSLSLRITDDDSFQPTLSENYEIPNYKDTWVDSLSSYAYSASGKLEAPLVYANQGAADDFQALEEKNIQLNSSVILLRSNRKNVSIAIENAERYGASAVLVFDDSYTDVEQNHKAEIYPEGPYPSDDLLYRGSVAKSYYYLGDPLTPGTPSHWDSSRIRPENAQVLSKVVAIPITYRDAIDLLGRLKGRGEQIFADSWKSRLPSSLELWTGSSSESSLMLQVESEFDSKKKQPVVNILGQITGREPDQVLIIGAPRDSWCGGASESAVSTALLMDIIFTFSDMAKNLAWRPRRTIVFASWDAKQYNAIGSTEWVEHWKEWLQVKAVAYLNIDVEVFGDVFAVNTVSGLKNVVLKAIRLMNEDNSLGSPDINMNTFDYVSDATPFLTYAGVPVVELGFERGADSSQPLPFLGTCKDTESWISMFGSSYWDKADRLAKIWSLLALFLSNDPVVPYDLETSVQYLGTILEQLQATLKERSLSFDHVKQEYEELVQTSKKFMAAISEWHSLMLHNSYFLTTKKHPELEGFNAKLARFENAFLDETGLPDHEWFKHLIYGPNRLGKEGVVFPSIMDALLDNNHDQVQGEIDRFSKAIDRAHKALKTA